The genomic region CCCATCGTCAACACCGCGCCGCGCCTGTTCATTTCTCATTTAACTCCACTACCGCGCGCGATACTAATAAGGACTCGGCGTCAGTATACCAGGGGTAGAGTTTATACAGCAGCGATACATCGGCGAGCACTGCATCCTTGACGACGGGGAATCGGACCTCGACGGTCTGGCCGGCGCGAATCTTGTCCGCGCTGGCTTCCCCGCGGAAGGGCGTTACGCCTTTGATCGTGTCTTGTTGCGAAAGCACGATCTCGCCATCGGCGGCGCGTTCGATAATTTGCACGATCAACATGCGATGATGTCGTTCGCCTGGAAAGTTATGGCCTGTGGTTTCGTTGGCAAGGCGCACCACAACCTGCTCGGAATCCCGCGCGGCTTCCATGCGAACGCCACTGCGGACGGTGGCGTCGTCGTGCCCACCCAGGAATGCATGGCTGCGCCCCTTCCCGGTGCCCGCGAGCATCGGCATGTGGCACGTCTGGCACTCCTGCCGTTTGGACGCGAAGGAACTTGCCGACCAATCTTTTTGAGATGCTACGTGGCAGACTCCACAAGATGCACTCGACATGAACAAGGGAGACTCGGTGGGGCGGCAGGGAGCATTTGCGATCGTGCGACGCGCGGCGACCCCGCCATCGGGCAACTGATGGCACGTTAAGCAATTTACGCCCGAC from Pirellulales bacterium harbors:
- a CDS encoding multiheme c-type cytochrome, translating into MKAQVARTVRIFVAAVFGLLIAALFVVTGINSRRTSIPAGDGAKLDHTSCQQCHQDAWREWEASMHARAWRDATVQASFGTFGFDRKCQSCHAAEPTLASPDAEPVLRVADVESGVNCLTCHQLPDGGVAARRTIANAPCRPTESPLFMSSASCGVCHVASQKDWSASSFASKRQECQTCHMPMLAGTGKGRSHAFLGGHDDATVRSGVRMEAARDSEQVVVRLANETTGHNFPGERHHRMLIVQIIERAADGEIVLSQQDTIKGVTPFRGEASADKIRAGQTVEVRFPVVKDAVLADVSLLYKLYPWYTDAESLLVSRAVVELNEK